A segment of the Pseudomonas serboccidentalis genome:
GCGATCATCCCGGTGCACTACGCCGGCGCCGCGTTCGACCTCGATCCGCTGTATGCCCTGGCTGACAAGCATGGCATCCCGGTCATCGAAGACGCCGCCCACGCTGCCGGCACCCGTTACAAGGGGCGTCACGTCGGTTCGCAAGGCACGGCGATTTTTTCCTTCCATGCCATCAAGAACATGACCTGTGCCGAAGGCGCGATGTTCGTCACCGACGACGAAGCCCTCGCCAGCCGCGTGCGCATGCTCAAATTCCACGGCCTGGGCGTCGACGCCTATGACCGCCTGACCGGTGGCCGCAAGCCGCAGGCGCAAGTGATGGAGCCGGGCTTCAAGTACAACCTAGCCGACATCAACGCCGCGATTGCCCTGGTGCAGCTGCAGCGCCTGGACGAAATCAACGCCCGTCGCACCGAACTGGCGACCACTTATCTGCAACGATTCGAAGGCCTGCCGGTGCAACCACTGGCGCTGCCCGACTACGCTCAGCAACACGCCTGGCACCTGTTCATCCTGCGCATCGACAGCGAGCGTTGCGGCATGGATCGCGAAGCCTTCATGAAGGCGTTGCAGGATCAGGGCATCGGCACCGGTATCCACTTTATCGCCACCCACCTGCACACCTGGTATCGCCAGCGTGACCCCGACCTGTACCTGCCCAACACCGAATGGAACTCGGCGCGGCTGTGCTCGATTCCACTGTTCCCCGACATGACCGGTCAAGACCTTGACCGTGTGGTCGGTGCCATCGAACAAATCATGGAAAACCGCCTGTGAAACCCTATCCAATCCGTAGCGTGTCGATCGTCATCCCGGTCTACAACGAACAGGAAAGCCTGCCTGAACTGCTGCGTCGTACCGAGGCGGCTTGCCGCCAGCTGAAACACGACTTTGAAATCGTGCTGGTCGACGACGGCAGCCGCGACGAATCGGCAAACATGCTTGAAGAAGCCGCTGGCCGTGAAAACAGCCCGTTCGTGGCGGTAATCCTCAACCGCAACTATGGTCAGCACGCCGCGATCATGGCCGGTTTCGAACAGTGCAAAGGCGACGTGGTGATCACCCTCGACGCCGACCTGCAGAACCCGCCGGAAGAAATTCCACGGCTGGTGGCCGAAGCCGAAAAAGGTTACGACGTGGTCGGCACCGTGCGTGGCAACCGTCAGGATTCGGCCCTGCGCCGCTACCCGTCGAAGCTGATCAACCTTGCCGTGCAACGCTCCACCGGCGTCGCCATGAGCGACTACGGCTGCATGCTGCGCGCCTACCGCCGCACCATCATCGACGCGATGCTCGCCTGCCGCGAACGCAGCACGTTCATCCCGATCCTGGCCAACAGTTTCGCCCGCCACACCACCGAAATCGTCGTGGCCCACGCCGAGCGTGAACACGGCGATTCCAAATACAGCCCGATGCGCCTGATCAACCTGATGTTCGATCTGGTCACCTGCATGACCACCACCCCGCTGCGTCTGCTGAGCATCGTCGGCTTCGCCATGGCCGGGCTGGGTGTGCTGTTCGCCGTCGCGCTGATCGTTCTGCGTCTGGCGTTCGGTGCCGGATGGGCCGGTGACGGTACGTTCGTGCTGTTCGCCGTGCTGTTCGTGTTCACCGGTGGTCAGTTCATCGGCATGGGGCTTTTGGGTGAATACCTGGGCCGCATGTACAGCGATGTGCGCGCCCGTCCGCGTTTCTTCATTGAAAAGGTGCTGCGCAGCCAGCCGGCCGATCCGGCCCCTGCGGTCACCGTTGATGGTCTTTCTACTGCTTCTAACTCCTCTACTTCCGATCAGGTTCTCTCATGAGTGCAAAAACTGTTGTCTTCGCCTACCACGATATTGGCTGCGCCGGCATTGAAGCCCTGCTCAACAGCGGCTACGACATTGCAGCAGTGTTCACTCACGCCGATGATCCGAAAGAAAACGCTTTCTATGCATCGGTTGCACAGCTGTGCGCCAACAAAGGCATCCCGGTGCACGCCCCGGAAGACGCCAACCACCCGCTGTGGATCGAGCGCATCGCCAAGCTGGACCCGGAGTACATTTTCTCCTTCTACTACCGCAACTTGCTGAGCGAGCCACTGCTGGCCCTGGCCAAAAAAGGTGCGTTCAACCTGCACGGCTCGCTGCTGCCACGCTACCGCGGCCGCGCACCGGCGAACTGGGTGCTGGTCAACGGCGAAACCGAAACCGGCGTGACCTTGCACCGCATGGTCAAGCGCGCTGATGCTGGCGCCATAGTTGCCCAGCAACGCGTTGCCATCGAGCGCAGCGACACCGGCCTGACCCTGCACGCCAAACTGCGCACGGCCGCCAGCGACCTGCTGCGCGACACCCTGCCGAACATGCTGCAAGGCAAGATCACCGAAACCCCGCAAGACGAATCC
Coding sequences within it:
- the arnB gene encoding UDP-4-amino-4-deoxy-L-arabinose aminotransferase yields the protein MSQAFLPFSRPSIGDEEIAAVEQVLRSGWITTGPKNQALEEQFAQYVGCKHAVALSSATGGMHITLLALGIGPGDEVITPSQTWVSTANMISLLGAKPVFVDVDRDTLMTDAARIEAAITPRTKAIIPVHYAGAAFDLDPLYALADKHGIPVIEDAAHAAGTRYKGRHVGSQGTAIFSFHAIKNMTCAEGAMFVTDDEALASRVRMLKFHGLGVDAYDRLTGGRKPQAQVMEPGFKYNLADINAAIALVQLQRLDEINARRTELATTYLQRFEGLPVQPLALPDYAQQHAWHLFILRIDSERCGMDREAFMKALQDQGIGTGIHFIATHLHTWYRQRDPDLYLPNTEWNSARLCSIPLFPDMTGQDLDRVVGAIEQIMENRL
- the arnC gene encoding undecaprenyl-phosphate 4-deoxy-4-formamido-L-arabinose transferase, with the protein product MKPYPIRSVSIVIPVYNEQESLPELLRRTEAACRQLKHDFEIVLVDDGSRDESANMLEEAAGRENSPFVAVILNRNYGQHAAIMAGFEQCKGDVVITLDADLQNPPEEIPRLVAEAEKGYDVVGTVRGNRQDSALRRYPSKLINLAVQRSTGVAMSDYGCMLRAYRRTIIDAMLACRERSTFIPILANSFARHTTEIVVAHAEREHGDSKYSPMRLINLMFDLVTCMTTTPLRLLSIVGFAMAGLGVLFAVALIVLRLAFGAGWAGDGTFVLFAVLFVFTGGQFIGMGLLGEYLGRMYSDVRARPRFFIEKVLRSQPADPAPAVTVDGLSTASNSSTSDQVLS